Proteins encoded in a region of the Candidatus Moanabacter tarae genome:
- the iolG_20 gene encoding Myo-inositol 2-dehydrogenase: MPLEVDRTRGKFHPKPRVGGSSCIFITEIPMPVSMNPFWLSIRQAPYKLRLHTVDFLERARFALRSDTATVKNRPRLALVGCGWFAQLAHLPALRRLENQGLLEIVALCSRSEDSLKRTARQLGRPRIRQSKEMEEIFSDREIDAVDLVLPIPTTPKAIGAGLHAGKHVISEKPCATNVDEGLRLLDFCQNLSIPRIWAVGENWRFKTSVSQLEKIVRGGDIGEPQLVQFRKLFFFPPETTQSWRGQPNYQGGHLLDVGVHFAALLRKVIGEVEEVRAVANQRQSHLPPADTLQALLNFDNGVEGSFILSLAAQELDKKQPDLSVVGSRGTVHAHFMAGYMQLFQRSGKKTYYFPNDPWNEGGVYESLKHFVKLLCSDGTFPTQNTPQEGLRDIALIEAMFISSHQGIAVRPRKILS; the protein is encoded by the coding sequence ATGCCTTTGGAGGTTGACCGAACCCGGGGCAAATTTCATCCTAAGCCCCGTGTGGGTGGATCCAGTTGCATTTTCATCACAGAAATCCCCATGCCCGTTAGCATGAATCCGTTTTGGTTAAGCATCCGCCAAGCTCCATATAAGCTTCGCCTCCACACGGTTGATTTTTTGGAGAGAGCTCGTTTTGCTCTGCGCTCAGACACTGCGACAGTTAAGAACCGTCCTCGCCTAGCGCTTGTTGGCTGCGGCTGGTTCGCTCAGTTGGCTCACTTACCAGCCTTGCGCCGATTGGAGAACCAGGGGCTTCTTGAAATCGTCGCTCTCTGCAGCCGTTCGGAAGACTCTTTAAAACGAACGGCAAGGCAACTAGGAAGACCAAGAATCCGCCAATCCAAGGAAATGGAGGAAATTTTCTCTGATAGAGAGATCGACGCTGTTGACTTGGTTCTTCCCATCCCTACTACGCCCAAGGCCATAGGCGCAGGATTACACGCAGGGAAACACGTCATTAGCGAAAAGCCCTGTGCCACGAACGTGGATGAGGGACTCCGGCTTCTTGATTTCTGCCAGAATCTGTCGATCCCTCGGATTTGGGCTGTAGGTGAGAATTGGCGCTTCAAGACAAGCGTAAGCCAATTAGAAAAGATTGTAAGGGGAGGAGATATTGGCGAGCCTCAGCTCGTACAATTCCGTAAACTTTTCTTTTTCCCTCCTGAAACTACCCAGAGCTGGAGAGGTCAACCGAACTACCAGGGCGGCCATCTTCTAGATGTAGGGGTACATTTCGCGGCGTTATTGCGGAAGGTTATTGGCGAGGTTGAAGAAGTTCGTGCCGTAGCCAACCAACGACAATCACATCTGCCACCGGCTGATACTCTTCAAGCCCTGCTTAACTTCGACAATGGAGTAGAAGGTAGTTTTATCCTTTCTCTTGCCGCCCAGGAACTTGATAAAAAGCAGCCAGATCTGAGCGTTGTGGGATCTCGCGGAACCGTACATGCCCATTTCATGGCCGGATATATGCAGCTGTTCCAAAGGTCCGGAAAGAAGACCTACTACTTTCCAAATGATCCCTGGAACGAAGGGGGTGTCTATGAGAGTCTGAAGCACTTTGTCAAATTGCTGTGCTCAGATGGGACTTTCCCGACACAGAACACACCTCAAGAAGGATTACGTGACATCGCGTTAATCGAGGCCATGTTTATTTCTTCGCACCAAGGGATTGCGGTTCGTCCCAGGAAAATTCTCAGCTAA